Proteins from a single region of Drosophila biarmipes strain raj3 chromosome 3R, RU_DBia_V1.1, whole genome shotgun sequence:
- the LOC108024400 gene encoding GILT-like protein 2, with product MRACAFVCLLLLGWVGVALPRRLRGPQADRLAVTLYYEALCPYCMEFVTAQLGPSMIRLDRLPFTDLTLVPYGNARIDDSGNVACQHGAPECELNSWHACILEHHDIAASLKLIACMMRFKKNRLEKCADRLKIDVTDVKNCKNSRQVNDILKKYGEETAKISFVGVPAIALDNIYDSNLSANLTDNFDSIFCATYKEKFNKKLANCQ from the exons ATGAGGGCGTGCGCCTTTGtgtgcctgctgctgctgggctgggtgggcgtggccctgcCAAGG CGGCTGCGAGGGCCGCAGGCTGACCGACTGGCGGTTACCCTGTACTACGAGGCTCTGTGTCCCTACTGCATGGAGTTCGTCACCGCGCAACTGGGTCCCTCGATGATTCGCCTGGATCGACTGCCCTTCACGGATCTCACGCTGGTTCCCTATGGAAATGCCAGG ATTGACGACTCCGGAAATGTGGCCTGCCAGCATGGGGCGCCTGAGTGCGAACTGAACTCCTGGCACGCCTGCATCCTGGAGCACCATGACATCGCCGCCTCCCTGAAGCTCATTGCCTGCATGATGCGGTTCAAGAAGAACAGGCTGGAGAAGTGCGCTGACCGCCTGAAAATCGACGTTACCGATGTCAAGAACTGCAAAAACTCGCGGCAGGTGAACGACATTCTCAAGAAGTACGGCGAGGAAACGGCGAAGATCTCATTTGTGGGAGTGCCAGCCATAGCTTTGGACAAC ATTTATGATTCTAACCTATCGGCAAACTTAACTGATAATTTTGATTCCATTTTTTGCGCCACTTATAAGGAGAAGTTTAACAAGAAGCTCGCCAATTGTCAGTAA
- the LOC108024390 gene encoding GILT-like protein 3: MTKIFGFWCSLGLLLMWPAPGSAQSPEGGHSPANSKLLVAVHYEALCPDSMNFIRRRLYDTLTNNNWLCLTDLKLYPFGKAGFYNSSGTTQVYCQHGEEECELNALHACVLETLDIRSAFDLIHCMLRSYANELDRCSNSLGVDARKIWACKRSRSNAEILAPYGRETLKLEISFVPSIVFENKFDPYGQRGIRNNFERHFCQEYKKKFNTTVAPCSKIL, encoded by the exons ATGACtaaaatatttggattttggTGCTCCCTGGGCCTGCTGCTTATGTGGCCCGCGCCCGGAAGTGCACAATCGCCGGAGGGTGGACACTCGCCGGCCAACTCCAAGCTCCTGGTGGCCGTCCACTACGAGGCCCTGTGCCCGGACAGCATGAACTTCATCCGGCGCCGACTCTACGACACTCTGACCAACAACAACTGGCTGTGCCTCACCGATCTGAAGCTATATCCATTCGGCAAGGCGGGG TTCTACAACAGTTCCGGTACAACGCAGGTGTACTGCCAGCATGGTGAAGAGGAGTGCGAGCTGAATGCCCTGCACGCCTGTGTTCTCGAGACCCTGGACATTCGAAGCGCCTTCGACCTCATCCATTGCATGCTGCGATCCTACGCCAACGAGCTGGACAGATGTTCCAATAGCTTGGGTGTGGATGCCAGGAAGATCTGGGCTTGCAAAAGATCGCGCTCGAACGCCGAAATTTTGGCTCCATACGGCAGGGAAACCCTCAAGCTGGAAATCTCCTTTGTGCCCAGCATTGTGTTCGAGAAT AAATTCGATCCCTACGGACAGCGTGGCATTCGCAACAACTTTGAGAGGCACTTTTGCCAAGAGTACAAGAAGAAGTTCAACACCACTGTGGCCCCCTGTTCCAAGATTTTGTAA